The Ooceraea biroi isolate clonal line C1 chromosome 1, Obir_v5.4, whole genome shotgun sequence genome has a window encoding:
- the LOC105284763 gene encoding PXMP2/4 family protein 3 encodes MSLSKPSNLMYSLIGAYLQRLYTNPLKTKAITSCIITALGNVVSQKLSGAKQLNEDSVLAFALFGLFFGGPVPHYFYTYIHLLVRSPLGILLIERLIYTPCFQALALYMLAIFEGKPHRLAHAQMQKLYLPMLIANLKYLTLLQYINIKYVPPMLRVLVVNLIGFMWVVYLATKRAKASKQK; translated from the exons ATGTCGCTCTCGAAGCCATCCAATCTCATGTACAGTCTCATCGGCGCGTATCTACAGCGTCTCTACACCAATCCCTTGAAAACGAAGGCCATAACGAG cTGCATCATCACTGCCCTTGGCAATGTAGTGTCTCAGAAGTTGTCCGGTGCCAAGCAACTCAATGAAGACAGTGTACTGGCCTTCGCTCTCTTTGG TCTGTTCTTCGGAGGACCAGTACCCCATTACttttacacatacatacatttacTCGTAAGAAGTCCCCTGGGAATCCTGCTGATAGAGAGGCTCATTTACACACCGTGTTTCCAGGCTTTGGCGCTCTACATGCTTGCCATTTTTGAG GGCAAGCCACACCGATTGGCACACGCTcaaatgcaaaaattatacCTGCCAATGTTGATAGCTAATCTGAAGTATCTGACGTTGTTGCagtacattaatataaaatacgtcCCGCCAATG TTGAGAGTCTTGGTAGTGAATCTCATTGGTTTTATGTGGGTTGTCTATCTTGCAACGAAACGAGCGAAAGCTTCGAAACAGAAGTAA
- the LOC105284759 gene encoding uncharacterized protein LOC105284759, with protein MPQGKLKVKTKLPVSAKKAKANKPKKKGAAVQRRGNAPVQPKKTKFQETQKLKKMITKTVNTVVEDELRERALEGRKTLTKKDSASSQKK; from the exons ATGCCGCAAGGAAAGCTTAAAGTTAAAACAAAATTGCCAGTCTCCGCAAAAAAGGCAAAGGCTAATAAACCCAAGAAGAAAGGCGCTGCTGTTCAAAGACGTGGAA ATGCTCCTGTGCAGCCCAAGAAGACAAAGTTTCAGGAAACCCAGAAATTGAAGAAGATGATTACGAAAACGGTAAACACCGTTGTGGAGGATGAACTGCGCGAGAGAGCTCTAGAGGGAAGGAAGACTCTCACGAAGAAAGACTCGGCTAGTTCACAAaagaaatga